From Dendropsophus ebraccatus isolate aDenEbr1 chromosome 2, aDenEbr1.pat, whole genome shotgun sequence, a single genomic window includes:
- the LOC138784130 gene encoding tigger transposable element-derived protein 1-like, giving the protein MAPKPKPDSADASASKKRKAITMEVKLDIIKRYDKGETATDIGQSLGLSCSTVATIIKDKPRILEHVKGSAPMKATVITKQRSGLIIEMERLLVLWLEDQNQRRIPVSLMVIQEKAPRLFEVLKREKGEESESEEFVAIRGWFMRFKERANFHNIKVQGEAASGDEKAAREFPKALAQIITEGDYCALQVWIMWMRQACSGNACLTARTSPRRRSQHQVIKSARRD; this is encoded by the coding sequence ATGGCTCCCAAACCTAAGCCAGACTCTGCTGATGCCAGTGCATCAAAGAAAAGAAAGGCCATCACCATGGAGGTGAAATTAGATATCATTAAGAGATATGATAAGGGGGAAACAGCGACAGACATTGGTCAGTCATTAGGACTTAGTTGTTCGACTGTTGCTACGATTATCAAAGATAAACCCCGTATCCTTGAACATGTGAAAGGATCTGCTCCTATGAAAGCCACAGTGATAACAAAGCAGCGCAGTGGGCTTATCATTGAGATGGAAAGATTGCTAGTGCTGTGGTTGGAAGACCAAAACCAACGCCGTATCCCTGTGAGCCTTATGGTCATTCAGGAGAAGGCTCCGCGATTGTTTGAGGTGCTGAAAAGAGAGAAGGGAGAAGAAAGTGAAAGTGAGGAGTTTGTAGCGATCAGAGGTTGGTTTATGAGGTTTAAGGAGCGTGCCAATTTCCATAACATTAAAGTGCAAGGTGAAGCTGCTAGTGGTGATGAGAAAGCAGCAAGAGAGTTTCCTAAAGCACTAGCTCAGATAATTACGGAGGGGGATTACTGTGCCCTACAAGTGTGGATAATGTGGATGAGACAGGCTTGTTCTGGAAACGCTTGCCTTACCGCACGTACATCTccaaggaggagaagtcagcACCAGGTCATAAAGTCAGCAAGGAGAGACTGA